The Etheostoma cragini isolate CJK2018 chromosome 15, CSU_Ecrag_1.0, whole genome shotgun sequence genome window below encodes:
- the phospho1 gene encoding probable phosphatase phospho1 yields the protein MASNSANISSDKRFLIFFDFDETIVDETSDDLVVQAAPGQHLPGWLKDTYHPGRYNEYMQRVLTYLAEQGVTESDMRSIMEKIPATPGMITLFQFLRTRPPQDFEVVLLSDANTFFIESWLRRAGARPLFHRIFSNPATFNKDGRLVMRPFHSHDCPRCPNNLCKQVVVRDYVARRTQERGRPYQRVFYVGDGANDFCPALSLGPRDVAFPRRDFPMHRLITETHEAMPGEFKAVTVPWVNAEEVVQRLRKLVAE from the coding sequence ATGGCCTCCAACTCAGCGAACATCTCCTCCGACAAGCGTTTCCTCATCTTCTTTGACTTCGATGAGACCATCGTGGATGAAACCAGCGACGACCTAGTGGTGCAGGCCGCCCCTGGTCAGCACCTCCCGGGCTGGCTGAAGGACACCTACCATCCCGGCCGCTACAACGAGTACATGCAGCGCGTGCTGACCTACCTGGCGGAGCAGGGCGTCACCGAGAGCGACATGCGCAGCATCATGGAGAAGATACCGGCCACCCCCGGCATGATCACCCTCTTCCAGTTCCTCCGCACCCGGCCCCCGCAGGACTTTGAAGTTGTGCTGTTGTCCGACGCCAACACCTTCTTCATCGAGTCCTGGCTGCGGCGTGCCGGTGCCCGCCCACTCTTCCACCGGATCTTCAGCAACCCGGCCACCTTCAACAAGGATGGTCGGCTGGTGATGCGGCCCTTTCACTCCCACGACTGCCCGCGCTGCCCCAACAACTTATGCAAGCAGGTGGTCGTCAGGGACTATGTGGCTCGAAGGACGCAAGAGCGGGGCCGTCCGTACCAGAGGGTCTTCTACGTGGGGGACGGAGCCAACGACTTCTGCCCAGCGCTGTCCCTCGGGCCCCGGGACGTGGCTTTCCCGCGACGGGATTTCCCCATGCACCGGCTGATCACGGAGACCCACGAAGCCATGCCCGGGGAGTTCAAGGCTGTCACGGTGCCGTGGGTCAACGCGGAGGAAGTGGTGCAGAGGCTGAGGAAGCTGGTGGCAGAATAG
- the eftud2 gene encoding 116 kDa U5 small nuclear ribonucleoprotein component, whose translation MEADLYDEFGNYIGPELDSDDDEDDLDAGDRDVDEGDEDDDDEPADADEDVPGMEVVLHEDKKYYPTAEEVYGPEVETIVQEEDTQPLTEPIIKPVKNKQFTLMEQELPATVYDMEFLADLMDGPELIRNITLCGHLHHGKTCFVDCLIEQTHPEIRKRDDVDLRYTDILFTEQERGVGIKSTPVTMVLPDSRGKSYLFNIMDTPGHVNFSDEVTSSIRISDGVVLFIDAAEGVMLNTERLIKHAVQERMAITICINKVDRLIVELKLPPTDAYYKLRHIVDEVNGLLSTYSTDENLVVSPLLGNVCFASSQYSICFTLGSFAKIYSDTHGDINYNDFAQRLWGDIYFNPKTRKFTKKAPSSNSQRSFVEFVLEPLYKILSQVVGDCDTSLPRVLDELGIHLSKEELKLNIRPLLRLVCNRFFGEFTGFVDMCVHHIPSPQEGARNKIEHTYAGGMDSDLGEAMAECDPDGPLMCHTTKMYSTEDGVQFHAFGRVLSGTIQAGQPVKVLGENYTLEDEEDSQVCTLGRLWISVARYQIEVNRVPAGNWVLIEGCDQPIVKTATITEPRGNEEAQIFRPLKFNIASVIKIAVEPVNPSELPKMLDGLRKVNKSYPSLTTKVEESGEHVILGTGELYLDCVMHDLRKMYSEIDIKVADPVVTFCETVVETSSLKCFAETPNKKNKITMIAEPLEKGLAEDIENEVVQITWNRKKLGEFFQTKYDWDLLAARSIWAFGPDTTGPNILVDDTLPSEVDKALLGSVKDSIVQGFQWGTREGPLCDEPIRNVKFKILDAVIAQEPLHRGGGQVIPTARRVVYSAFLMATPRLMEPYYFVEVQAPADCVSAVYTVLARRRGHVTQDAPIPGSPLYTIKAFIPAIDSFGFETDLRTHTQGQAFALSVFHHWQIVPGDPLDKSIVIRPLEPQPAPHLAREFMIKTRRRKGLSEDVSISKFFDDPMLLELAKQDVVLNYPL comes from the exons ATGGAGGCTGATCTGTATGACGAGTTTGGAAACTACATCGGTCCAGAGCTGGACTCTGATGACGATGAAGATGATCTGGATGCAGGGGACAGAGATGTTGACGAG GGTGacgaagatgatgatgatgagccTGCTGATGCTGATGAGGATGTCCCGGGTATGGAGGTGGTCCTGCATGAGGACAAGAAGTACTATCCTACAGCAGAGGAGGTTTATGGGCCGGAAGTGGAAACTATTGTCCAAGAGGAAGATACACAACCTCTCACAG AGCCTATCATCAAGCCTGTGAAGAACAAGCAGTTCACCCTGATGGAGCAGGAGTTACCTGCCACTGTTTATGATATGGA ATTCCTTGCTGATCTAATGGACGGTCCTGAGCTAATCCGTAACATCACCCTGTGTGGTCACCTTCACCACGGCAAG ACTTGTTTTGTGGACTGCCTGATTGAACAGACGCACCCAGAAATCAGGAAAAGAGATGATGTGGAT ctCCGTTACACAGACATCCTCTTTACAGAACAGGAG AGAGGAGTTGGTATCAAGAGCACCCCTGTCACaatggtcctaccagactccaGGGGCAAATCTTACCTTTTCAACATCATGGATACACCAG GCCACGTCAACTTTTCTGACGAGGTCACATCCAGCATCCGGATCTCAGACGGTGTTGTCCTCTTCATAGACGCAGCAGAAGGA GTGATGCTGAACACCGAGCGCCTGATCAAACATGCAGTTCAGGAGCGTATGGCCATCACCATCTGCATCAACAAGGTGGACCGGCTCATTGTGGAGCTCAAATTGCCTCCCACAGATGCTTATTATAAACTTCGTCACATTGTGGATGAGGTCAATGGTTTGCTCAG CACATACTCGACAGACGAGAACTTGGTGGTGTCTCCTCTCCTTGGAAATGTGTGCTTCGCCAGCTCTCAGTACAGCATCTGTTTCACTCTGGGTTCCTTTGCAAAGATCTACTCAGACACCCATG GTGACATCAACTATAATGATTTTGCCCAGAGGCTTTGGGGAGACATTTATTTCAACCCCAAAAC TCGCAAGTTCACAAAGAAAGCTCCCAGCAGTAACTCTCAGCGCAGCTTTGTGGAATTTGTCCTGGAGCCTCTCTACAAGATCCTCTCACAG GTGGTTGGGGATTGTGACACATCTCTCCCCAGAGTTCTGGATGAGTTGGGGATCCACCTGAGTAAAGAGGAACTGAAGCTGAACATCAGACCCTTACTGAGGCTGGTCTGTAACCGCTTCTTTGGAGAGTTCACTG GCTTTGTGGACATGTGTGTACATCACATCCCCTCACCACAGGAGGGTGCTCGGAACAAGATAGAGCACACATACGCTGGAGGTATGGACTCAGACCTTGGGGAGGCCATGGCAGAGTGCGACCCTGAT GGTCCCTTGATGTGCCACACCACTAAGATGTACAGCACAGAGGATGGGGTTCAGTTCCATGCCTTTGGCAGGGTGCTGAGTGGGACCATTCAGGCCGGACAGCCTGTCAAGGTTTTAGGAGAGAACTACACCCttgaagatgaagaggactCCCAGGTCTGCACTTTGGGCCGTCTCTGGATTTCAGTTGCCAG ATACCAAATTGAAGTGAACCGAGTGCCAGCAGGCAACTGGGTTCTCATTGAAGGTTGTGACCAGCCAATCGTCAAGACCGCCACAATCACAGAGCCCAGAGGGAATGAAGAG GCTCAGATTTTCAGGCCACTAAAGTTCAACATAGCATCGGTTATAAAGATTGCAGTGGAGCCTGTCAACCCATCTGAGCTACCGAAAATGTTGGACGGACTAAGGAAGGTCAACAAAAGCTATCCGTCTCTCACCACAAAG gTGGAGGAGTCTGGAGAGCACGTTATCTTGGGGACAGGGGAGCTCTACCTGGACTGTGTCATGCACGACCTGCGAAAGATGTACTCCGAGATCGACATTAAA GTCGCTGATCCTGTTGTGACTTTCTGTGAAACAGTTGTGGAAACATCATCACTCAAGTGCTTCGCTGAAACGccaaacaaaaa GAATAAGATCACCATGATTGCTGAGCCCTTGGAGAAGGGGCTGGCTGAGGACATAGAGAACGAAGTGGTGCAGATCACATGGAACAG GAAGAAGCTGGGTGAGTTTTTCCAAACAAAGTACGACTGGGATCTGCTGGCCGCCAGGTCCATCTGGGCCTTCGGACCAGACACCACGGGACCAAACATCCTTGTAGACGACACACTGCCCTCCGAG GTGGACAAGGCGCTGCTCGGCTCAGTCAAAGACAGCATAGTTCAGGGCTTCCAGTGGGGCACCAGGGAGGGGCCGCTGTGTGATGAGC CCATCAGGAATGTCAAGTTTAAGATCCTTGACGCAGTCATTGCTCAGGAGCCTCTCCACCGAGGAGGGGGCCAGGTCATCCCTACAGCCAGGAGAGTGGTGTACTCTGCTTTCCTCATG GCCACTCCAAGGTTGATGGAGCCTTATTACTTTGTGGAGGTTCAGGCTCCCGCTGATTGTGTTTCTGCCGTCTACACAGTGCTGGCTCGCAGAAG GGGTCATGTCACCCAGGATGCACCTATTCCAGGGTCTCCTCTCTACACCATCAAGGCTTTCATCCCGGCCATTGACTCCTTTGGCTTTGAGACAGATCTTCGCACTCATACACAGGGACAGGCCTTTGCCCTGTCCGTGTTCCACCACTGGCAG ATCGTCCCTGGTGACCCTTTAGACAAGAGTATTGTGATCAGGCCTCTTGAGCCTCAGCCTGCCCCCCACCTGGCGAGAGAGTTCATGATCAAGACCCGAAGGCGCAAG GGTCTGAGCGAGGATGTGAGCATCAGCAAGTTCTTCGACGATCCTATGTTGTTGGAGCTGGCCAAACAGGACGTGGTGCTTAACTACCCCCTGTGA